A portion of the Macrobrachium nipponense isolate FS-2020 chromosome 12, ASM1510439v2, whole genome shotgun sequence genome contains these proteins:
- the LOC135224837 gene encoding uncharacterized protein LOC135224837, producing the protein MYVTVPVRVNDDSLVTLKAIVVPKLPQSARPRGLCKIVSELKSQNVTLADPNLSSSQIDQVKLLVGIDHYFDFIHSPQANGVNLIESSLGYLVAGKLPSNDTPISGHSVTVMRLAVDEPSKAALEIPLEMSDSKFAEDPIQQLWTLESVGIVDQDMSPEDKFVLEEFKNSINMVEGRYEVSLPWKVDKKQLPTNLALSGKD; encoded by the coding sequence ATGTACGTCACTGTACCTGTCAGGGTAAACGATGACAGCCTTGTAACTTTAAAGGCTATTGTCGTACCTAAACTACCTCAGAGCGCTAGGCCTCGTGGACTCTGTAAGATAGTGTCTGAACTGAAGAGCCAGAATGTCACCCTAGCTGATCCTAACTTGTCAAGTAGTCAGATTGACCAGGTGAAACTGCTTGTTGGCATAGATCACTACTTTGACTTTATCCATTCTCCACAAGCAAACGGAGTGAACCTGATTGAGTCCTCATTAGGATATCTGGTCGCTGGTAAGCTGCCTAGTAATGACACCCCTATCAGTGGTCATTCTGTAACTGTAATGAGACTAGCAGTTGATGAACCTTCCAAAGCTGCTCTAGAGATACCACTTGAGATGTCTGATAGCAAATTTGCTGAAGACCCCATCCAACAGCTTTGGACCCTAGAATCAGTCGGTATTGTTGATCAAGATATGTCACCTGAGGATAAATTTGTACTGGAAGAATTTAAGAATTCCATCAATATGGTTGAAGGACGATATGAGGTATCTCTCCCCTGGAAAGTCGATAAGAAACAACTCCCTACCAACTTAGCACTCTCAGGAAAAGACTGA